DNA from Natronospira bacteriovora:
TACACGGCCCGACTGCCGGCCATGGCCTCGAGCTGCTCATGCCCGTACTGCACCTCGCCACCACTCTGCGCGGCCAGGGCCTCGGCCTGCCGACGGACGCCCGCCGGCAGCTCGAAGCCCGGCGGATGAGCCACGCGCACCTGACAGCCAGCGGCGGCGGCACTGAGAAGGAAGGAATTGGGCACCGCCTTGGGCAGGGGTTTGATGTGCGGCGCCCAGCTCAGGGTTACCGGCTGCCCCTGGAGCGGACCCAGGCGCTCACGCAGGGTCAGTACATCGGCCAGGCCCTGGCATAGATGCTCCCGGGCCGATTCCATGCTGATCACCGGCACGGTGGCGTGGGCGCGAAAGGCACGCATGACCGGGTCGGCTTCATCCTCGGCATCGTCCATCAGGCCGGCAAAGGCCCGCACGGCCAGCACATCCACGTAACGGGACAGGACGGCGGCCGCTTCGCGCACATGCTCCGGCCGTTCGCCATCCATGGCGACACCGTCCCGGTGTTCCATGGCCCAGGCGCCCTTGCCGGCTTCCAGCACCATGGACTGACCGCCAGCACGGGCCATGACCGCCTCGAAGGAAGCGCGGGTCCGCAGGGAGGGATTGAAGAACAGCATGCCCAGCAGGACATCCTCGAGATGCCGGCCCGGGTGCTGGCGCTTCCAGGTCATGGCCTGCTCCACCACGGCGTGAACGCCCTCCATCCCGAGGTCTTCGATATGGGTCATATGCTGCATGGCTGCGTCTCCTGAATGCCGTCGGCATTCACTGAAGGCTGTGTTTCGAGATTCGTTTCATGGGAAAAGGCGTGCACTGCCACGGTCAGGGCACGGATGGCCGATGGCTCCAGGCTCAGGGGCGGCATCAGGCGCAGTACCGACGGGTCGGCGGAGGCACCCACCAGAATGTGCTGACGGGCCAGCCAGTCCTTGAGGGGGGCCGCCGCGCCGGTCAGCTCCAGCCCGAGCAGCAGGCCCCGGCCACGAACCCGACGAACCACGCTGCCGGACAGTCCCCGGCGGATGGCGGCTTCGGCGAGCCGGGCCCGGCCGGGCAGATCCTCCTCCTCGATCACGCCCAGGGTGGCCAGCAGGGCGGCACAGGCCACCGGGCCGCCACCGAAGGTGCTGCCCAGGTCACCCGGCCCCAGGGCGGCGGCCACGGCATTGCTCATGATCAGGGCGCCCATGGGCAGGCCCGAGGCCAGTCCCTTGGCGCAGCTCATCAGGTCCGGCGTGACGCGGTACTGGTCAGCCGCAAAGGGCCGGCCAAGACGCCCCATGCCGGTCTGGATTTCGTCGAAGATCAGCAGGGTGCCGGCGGCATCGCATTGGGCCCGCAGCCGGGCAAGCCAGTTTTCCGGGGCTTCGCGCACACCGGCCATGGACTGGATGGGCTCGACGATGACCGCCGCCACCCCCGACAGATCCTCTGCCGCCAGGGCGTCTTCATCGCCAAAGGGCAGCAGGCTGACATCGTTTTGCAGCCCGGGGGCCCGCGCATGCAGGGCCGGCGTATCGGAGACCGACAGGGCCAGCTGGGAACGACCGTGGAAACCACCCTCGAAGGCCACAAAACGACTGCGCCCGGTGACCATGGCGGCCACGCGCAGGGCGTTCTCGTTGGCTTCCGCCCCGCTGTTGCAGAAAAAGACCTGGTCCAGGCCTTCCGGTGCAAAATCCACCAGGGCACGGGCGGCCCGCTCCCGTACCGGCAGCCGGGCGGCCATGGAGTAGAAGCCCAGGGTGGAGGCCTGCTCGGCCACGGCGGTGGCAAGCCGGGGATGACAATGACCGGTCAGGGCCACACAATGACCACCGTAAAGATCCAGCCAGGCCTGCCCGTGCTCGTCGAAGACATGGCTGCCCGCCCCCCGGTGGATGGCAAAGGGGTACGGCGCATAGGTTTCCAGCAAGGCAGAACCCTGATTGGACATCGACATCACACACCTCGGCACTCACGCGAATCGGCCCCTCCGGGCCACGCAGCATAGAATGCACGGGGTATGAATAATATGCAATACCATTGCCGTATTTAATGCACTTTACTGGGGTTTAGGTATATATTATGCGCTTATTCAGCTGAATATGCACATATCATTCACACAGGCCGCCCATGAACACGGACCAGCACATCCTTGATCTGATCGACAATGAAGCCATCCCGGACCAGTCCACCCTGCTGGATCGACTGGCGTCCCGGGGTATCCACCTGACCCAGCCCACCCTGTCGCGCCACCTTCGCAAGCTGTCCATCCGCAAGCAGGACGGCCGCTACCGGGTCAACCGCGAGCCGGTGGCGATGCTGCCGCGCATGGAGATCACCGCGGTGCCACCCAATCTGCTGGTGCTCAAGACCGATCCCGGCCATGCCCAGATGCTGGGCCTGCATCTGGACAAGCGCCAGCCCGACGGCATGGCGGGCACCGTGGCCGGGGACGACACGATTTTCATTGCCTGTGAACCCGGCACCGAGCTGGATACCCTGCGCGAGCGGGTACTGGCGGTGTTCGGGGGCGGTGATTCAGGGAACTCCTGAGCGTCCGCGATTTCCCATTCCCTGCGGGGGGCATCCTGAATGCAGGAGCGCCTTATGAGACAGGGAAAACTGCGACTGCCGGCCGGCCTGCTGCTCATGCTGCTACTGGCCGCGCCAGCCTCTCACGCCGACGATTCACCCATCGGCATCAGTCTTTTCACGCCCATTCAGTTCCCGGACAGCCATCAGTCCATCACCGGGGTACGGTTGTCGCTGATCTATGGCCGACATCACGATCTCAAGGGCGCCGATCTGGGCAATCTCATTTCGCCCATCAGCATCAACCACCTGACGGGCGAGCTGCGTGGCGCCCAGTTCGGGCTGGTGAACTGGGTCGAGGGGGATGTCTACGGCGCCCAGTTCGCCCTGCTCAACCGCGGCGGCAACAACAGCAATGGCTTCCAGGGCGGATTGATCAACATCAGCGGCGGAACCGGGCATTTCCTCGGCCAATGGGGCATGGTCAATGTGAATCAAGGCCATCACCGCGGTTTCCAGCTCGGCATCGTGAACTACGCCCAGCGCTTGCAGGGCCTGCAGATAGGGCTGCTGAACATCCGCAGTGAACCGTCCATGTCCATGCCGGACGCCTCACCGGTGGTGTTTCCGATCGTGGCCTGGGCTTTCTAGCCGGGTCACAGGATGCGGCGGGGGGAGCACAGTGGGTAGGGCCGATGTCGAAAAGGGCGTAAAATGGATACGGCAGAACGGAGGGAGTAACCATGGCGGGTGGCTGGGCCAGAGACGATGCGGTACAGGAACAGATCGACGATACGGTCGAGGATGCCGTGCGCCGGGTCCGGAGCCGTCTGCCCAGGGGAGAAAGCCTGAGCCATTGCGAGGAATGCGGGGATCCGATTCCCCAGGCCCGCCGTGAAGCCATTCCCGGGGTTCGACTCTGCGTACCCTGCCAGAGCGAGCGTGACGACGATGAGCGGGGCGCGGCCCTGTTCAATCGTCGTGGCAGCAAGGACAGTCAGCTACGCTGAGGTCTCGTCACCGGCAACTACCTGGTTCCTTCCCTGCCGTTTCGCAATATACAGGCGGGTATCCGCTGACCGGAACAGCCGTTCCAGATCGCCGTCTGCATCCATTTCCGCCACGCCCGCACTGATGCTCAGGGCCAGATCCGGCACCACGTCCTGCCAGTCGTGACGGTCGATCACCTTGCGCATGCGCTCCACCACACGCATGGCGCCTGTCAGCCCCGTATTGGGCAGCACCACCAGAAACTCCTCCCCACCCCATCGGCCCAGGTGATCCGTACCCCGCACTTCCGCTTCCAGCAGGCGTGCGATCGTGCACAACACCTCATCACCCACCTGGTGGGAATGAGCGTCATTGACACGCTTGAAATGATCCACATCGATGAGCGCCAGACTCAGCTCACCCTGATATCGCAAGGCCCGATCCCGCTCCTGCCTCATGAGCTGGTTCAGTTCCCGCCGATTGCTCAAGCCGGTCAGTTCATCCTCGCGGCTGAGCTTCTCCAGCCGCCGGACCAGCGCTCGTTGCTTGGTCTGCGCCTCTTCCAGGCGCTGGTTCTGGGCCTGGATATGGGCCGTGCGCTCACGCACCTTTTCCTCAAGCCTGTAACGGCTGTCACTCAAGCGTTTTACCAGGTAGATCATGGCCAGCATGACGAACAGGTAAGACAATGAGACCGGGCGCTCCGTGGTAGTGACGATGACGGCCGTCAGAAGCCCGATCAGAGAAGCCGCCGTCTCCAGGGCATTGGAGAAGACATCCACCGGCAGACGGAGGCGACCCTCTTCCAGGGCCAGGCGCACCCGCAACAGAAATCCGTTGCTGAGCTGCATGGCCAGAATGGTGCAGGCCACCGGAAAGACCACATCCGACCTCAGGCCCGTGACGGGATAGGAGCCCCCTGCCAGGGAGAAGGCCAGCCCGCCTGCCAGGATCATGAGCATGATCATGCCCACATTGTGAATGGCGCGAATCAGCGCCGCACGAACACTGAAACCGGTACGGCGACGAATGAAGAAGGGAAAGACCAGCGAGGCAATGCCATTGAAAACAGCCGATGCCGCCGGCCCGACAAACCAGAGCAGGCCGGCCTGGGTAATGCGATCAAAGGAGGCATAGCCAAGGCGTGACCAGGGAAAGCCGAGCAGGAGAATGCCCACGCACAGCATGATGGCCAGAACGCTGTCCAGCCCGCCCAGAGATTGCACAGCCAACAGCAAGCCATCACGCTGCCGGTAGACAAGCGCAAGCGCCAGGATGAAAAGAGCAAGGGAATAAATCGGATAGACCGGAAGGCCGTGACGGCTGAGCAGCCGCTCGAGCAGGACTAGGCGGGCATCCAGCCAGTTTCGCTTCGATTCCACCACCGTTCCCTGCCCTCCTCTTCCCTACACCCTTGGGGACAACTGGCAATCTAACCCAGCCTGACGGGTGCCGCAATTCGAACGAACTCGGATTACCTGCCATTGATCCACAAAGGGTCACCGTCTGGAGGAAACGGAAAAACGGGACAACAGGGAACGGGACATTCCTCCCAAGTCATGCCATCAGGCCAGGTGGGCAGGCCAGCCATATGCGTCGAGATAGGCTTTCAGCTTCGGCGGTCGATAATCGGAGTCGGCTTCCCACCGTTCCCTCACCGAGCGGTGAATCATCAACGGCTTGCCTTCCATCTGGATGGGGCGCTGATAGCGACGACGCAGTCGATAGATATGACGCCGGGAACGGTGCAGGGGCGCATCGACGGAGGGCCTCAGGCTGTCGGACAGATGCGGTTCCAGTTGCAGCCCGGCCTGGCCGGCCTCATCCATCATCCATTGCAAGGGATAATCCGAGGCCAGGCGACCTTTTCCGTCCGGCGCATAACCGCCACCCACATCCGCATGCACACCGGCAAACCAGACCTGTCGCAGATCGAGACCTTGCCGTGGTTCCCACAAGGTGGGTTCAAAATCTTCGCGAGTTTCGTCGATGGCGAGGGCATGGCGTGCAACCCGCACATTGCTGCCCAGTTTGGTGTCGTAGAACTCATCCGTGCGGTCGAACAGGCCCAGGACGGAGAAAGGTACACCCAGGGCACCCACGGTATCCCAGACACCGACGAAATGGATTTCCCGTGATTCATGGGAATGGCGTGAGCGGAATTCCAGGGAAGCCTCACCGCCCGGTGAAAATTTCGGGCTGGTCTTCTTGTAGTGGCGAAAGGCGGCCTCGATCAAGGGTGCATCCGGACGCTTGAGGATGCCGCAGTTATTGATCAGACCGCAAAGGCTGCGCACCGTATAGGCGCCACGGCTGAAGCCAAAGAGGTAGATTCGGGCACCGGGGCTGTAGTTCTGAACAATGTAGCGGTAGGCA
Protein-coding regions in this window:
- a CDS encoding N-acetylornithine carbamoyltransferase; its protein translation is MQHMTHIEDLGMEGVHAVVEQAMTWKRQHPGRHLEDVLLGMLFFNPSLRTRASFEAVMARAGGQSMVLEAGKGAWAMEHRDGVAMDGERPEHVREAAAVLSRYVDVLAVRAFAGLMDDAEDEADPVMRAFRAHATVPVISMESAREHLCQGLADVLTLRERLGPLQGQPVTLSWAPHIKPLPKAVPNSFLLSAAAAGCQVRVAHPPGFELPAGVRRQAEALAAQSGGEVQYGHEQLEAMAGSRAVYAKAWGPVLPLADEQAAAAMMKAHPDWRVGAGQLAPASADAFLMHCLPVRRDLEVEAALLDSGASAVVDQAENRFHVQRVLLDMAMQSIAGRREVA
- a CDS encoding aspartate aminotransferase family protein, producing MSMSNQGSALLETYAPYPFAIHRGAGSHVFDEHGQAWLDLYGGHCVALTGHCHPRLATAVAEQASTLGFYSMAARLPVRERAARALVDFAPEGLDQVFFCNSGAEANENALRVAAMVTGRSRFVAFEGGFHGRSQLALSVSDTPALHARAPGLQNDVSLLPFGDEDALAAEDLSGVAAVIVEPIQSMAGVREAPENWLARLRAQCDAAGTLLIFDEIQTGMGRLGRPFAADQYRVTPDLMSCAKGLASGLPMGALIMSNAVAAALGPGDLGSTFGGGPVACAALLATLGVIEEEDLPGRARLAEAAIRRGLSGSVVRRVRGRGLLLGLELTGAAAPLKDWLARQHILVGASADPSVLRLMPPLSLEPSAIRALTVAVHAFSHETNLETQPSVNADGIQETQPCSI
- a CDS encoding LA_2272 family surface repeat-containing protein — encoded protein: MRQGKLRLPAGLLLMLLLAAPASHADDSPIGISLFTPIQFPDSHQSITGVRLSLIYGRHHDLKGADLGNLISPISINHLTGELRGAQFGLVNWVEGDVYGAQFALLNRGGNNSNGFQGGLINISGGTGHFLGQWGMVNVNQGHHRGFQLGIVNYAQRLQGLQIGLLNIRSEPSMSMPDASPVVFPIVAWAF
- a CDS encoding DksA/TraR family C4-type zinc finger protein, translated to MAGGWARDDAVQEQIDDTVEDAVRRVRSRLPRGESLSHCEECGDPIPQARREAIPGVRLCVPCQSERDDDERGAALFNRRGSKDSQLR
- a CDS encoding GGDEF domain-containing protein codes for the protein MESKRNWLDARLVLLERLLSRHGLPVYPIYSLALFILALALVYRQRDGLLLAVQSLGGLDSVLAIMLCVGILLLGFPWSRLGYASFDRITQAGLLWFVGPAASAVFNGIASLVFPFFIRRRTGFSVRAALIRAIHNVGMIMLMILAGGLAFSLAGGSYPVTGLRSDVVFPVACTILAMQLSNGFLLRVRLALEEGRLRLPVDVFSNALETAASLIGLLTAVIVTTTERPVSLSYLFVMLAMIYLVKRLSDSRYRLEEKVRERTAHIQAQNQRLEEAQTKQRALVRRLEKLSREDELTGLSNRRELNQLMRQERDRALRYQGELSLALIDVDHFKRVNDAHSHQVGDEVLCTIARLLEAEVRGTDHLGRWGGEEFLVVLPNTGLTGAMRVVERMRKVIDRHDWQDVVPDLALSISAGVAEMDADGDLERLFRSADTRLYIAKRQGRNQVVAGDETSA
- a CDS encoding DUF2235 domain-containing protein, producing MTKRIVVCCDGTWNRPEEDVETDVPSNVLRMARAIQPRDEAGDDQQVFYDWGVGSYYARVSGGATGRGIHKNIMDAYRYIVQNYSPGARIYLFGFSRGAYTVRSLCGLINNCGILKRPDAPLIEAAFRHYKKTSPKFSPGGEASLEFRSRHSHESREIHFVGVWDTVGALGVPFSVLGLFDRTDEFYDTKLGSNVRVARHALAIDETREDFEPTLWEPRQGLDLRQVWFAGVHADVGGGYAPDGKGRLASDYPLQWMMDEAGQAGLQLEPHLSDSLRPSVDAPLHRSRRHIYRLRRRYQRPIQMEGKPLMIHRSVRERWEADSDYRPPKLKAYLDAYGWPAHLA